Proteins from a genomic interval of Salinarchaeum sp. Harcht-Bsk1:
- the heR gene encoding heliorhodopsin HeR has product MASRETTATTPGESQSSAERDGPLTAAPRYRRLRRWNAVMAVLHFVQGAAMLALADYVDWPVTYTRYEFDEATETLAPIAADWAEVPLPLLVAGFLFLSALAHATIATVRYEQYVHYLERGMNPYRWYEYSVSASVMIVVIGMLSGIWDLGALLALFGLTAVMNLCGLLMEQRNEDRERIDWTPYWVGVLAGIVPWIVIAITFGGTVLAAGGDFPEFVIYIYVSIFVFFNLFAVNMVLQYRETWRWKEYLFGERMYVLLSLVAKSLLAWQVYFGTINSPI; this is encoded by the coding sequence ATGGCCTCCAGAGAGACAACAGCGACGACGCCGGGCGAGAGCCAATCGTCGGCCGAACGGGACGGACCGCTCACCGCTGCACCTCGCTACCGACGCTTGCGGCGCTGGAACGCCGTGATGGCCGTCTTGCACTTCGTGCAGGGTGCAGCGATGCTCGCGCTGGCCGACTACGTCGACTGGCCGGTCACCTACACGCGCTACGAGTTCGACGAGGCGACCGAGACGCTCGCACCGATCGCAGCGGACTGGGCGGAGGTACCCCTCCCGCTGCTCGTCGCCGGCTTCCTCTTCCTCTCCGCCCTCGCTCACGCCACGATCGCCACCGTCCGGTACGAGCAGTACGTCCACTACCTCGAGCGAGGGATGAACCCCTATCGCTGGTACGAGTACTCGGTGAGCGCGTCGGTGATGATCGTCGTCATCGGCATGCTCTCGGGGATCTGGGACCTCGGCGCGTTGCTCGCGCTCTTCGGACTCACCGCGGTGATGAACCTCTGTGGCCTGCTGATGGAACAGCGCAACGAGGATCGCGAGCGGATCGACTGGACGCCGTACTGGGTCGGCGTGCTCGCGGGGATCGTGCCCTGGATCGTGATCGCGATCACCTTCGGCGGCACGGTGCTGGCTGCGGGCGGCGACTTCCCGGAGTTCGTGATCTACATCTACGTCTCGATCTTCGTCTTCTTCAATCTCTTCGCGGTGAACATGGTCCTCCAGTACCGCGAGACGTGGCGCTGGAAGGAGTACCTCTTCGGTGAGCGGATGTACGTCCTGCTCAGTCTGGTCGCGAAGTCCCTCCTCGCGTGGCAGGTGTACTTCGGGACGATCAATTCGCCCATCTGA
- a CDS encoding FAD-dependent oxidoreductase: protein MDQPTVLVVGGGATGAGIARDLALRGVDVTLVDRDGLGSGTSGRSHGLLHSGARYAEADRVGAEECIVENRILRDVAGECVRDTGGLFVQLADDDPAYFDAKREACESVGIPRTVLDADEARASVPDLADDVVRALEVPDGVMYPSRLVAANAADAREHGATMLLDAPVDGMTVEDGRIEAVRLGGSVDERIGPEYVVNAAGAWAGRIAAMANLEVEMRPTRGVMVSVEYDDLGPVLNRCREPDDGDIVVPHDSEVVLGTTSVAVTDPDDYATEEWEVARTYEECAAMLPPVVDAPEVRTWWGVRPLYAPDEDERGGRGISRGFFRLDHAEDGVENLVSVVGGKLTTYRQMAEATTDLVCERLGVDAECTTADRRLPGADDPDRLDAFVAEFDGQGPTDEDVVHGGF from the coding sequence ATGGATCAGCCGACAGTACTCGTCGTCGGTGGCGGTGCGACCGGCGCCGGGATCGCGCGCGACCTCGCACTCCGGGGTGTCGACGTCACGCTCGTCGACCGCGACGGACTCGGCAGCGGCACCTCCGGCCGTTCGCACGGACTGCTCCACAGCGGTGCACGCTACGCCGAGGCCGATCGGGTCGGCGCCGAGGAGTGCATCGTGGAGAATCGCATTCTCCGGGACGTCGCCGGCGAGTGCGTCCGCGACACCGGCGGCCTCTTCGTCCAACTCGCCGACGACGACCCGGCGTACTTCGACGCCAAACGCGAAGCCTGCGAGTCGGTCGGCATTCCAAGGACGGTCCTCGACGCCGACGAGGCCAGAGCGAGCGTCCCCGACCTCGCCGACGACGTCGTGCGCGCGCTGGAAGTCCCCGACGGCGTGATGTATCCCTCGCGGCTGGTTGCCGCAAATGCAGCCGACGCACGCGAGCACGGCGCGACGATGCTACTCGACGCACCGGTCGACGGCATGACCGTCGAGGACGGACGGATCGAGGCCGTCCGACTTGGCGGCTCCGTCGACGAACGGATCGGCCCGGAGTACGTCGTGAACGCCGCGGGTGCGTGGGCCGGCCGGATCGCCGCGATGGCGAATCTCGAGGTCGAGATGCGCCCGACGCGCGGAGTGATGGTGTCGGTCGAGTACGACGACCTCGGACCCGTGCTGAACCGCTGTCGCGAGCCCGACGACGGCGACATCGTCGTGCCACACGACTCGGAAGTCGTTCTCGGAACGACGAGCGTCGCAGTGACGGATCCGGACGACTACGCGACCGAGGAGTGGGAAGTAGCACGCACCTACGAAGAGTGTGCAGCGATGCTTCCGCCGGTGGTGGACGCACCCGAAGTCCGCACCTGGTGGGGCGTTCGCCCGCTCTACGCGCCCGACGAGGACGAGCGGGGCGGCCGTGGGATCTCTCGTGGATTCTTCCGGCTCGACCACGCGGAGGACGGCGTCGAGAATCTCGTCAGCGTCGTCGGCGGTAAGTTGACGACCTATCGCCAGATGGCGGAAGCCACCACCGACCTCGTCTGTGAGCGCCTGGGCGTCGACGCCGAGTGCACGACGGCGGACCGTCGGCTGCCTGGCGCGGACGACCCCGACCGACTCGACGCGTTCGTCGCCGAGTTCGACGGCCAGGGGCCGACCGACGAGGACGTGGTCCACGGCGGATTCTGA